Part of the Dermatophilus congolensis genome is shown below.
GTTTTGGCGGTTGATGGATGAGGAGTTCGGGACTGCGCGTGCACAGGTTCTGGCGTCACATCAGAGCGTGACGGCATTAGGTGGGGGCACTCCTGATGAGCTACTGGAGTCCGGTGTTGAGCCGCGGCGAGTATGGGAGGCGCTGGTGGAGCAGATGGGAGTACCGCCGGAGCGGCGACTGGGGCAAGTGGTCCCATTGCAGGAAAATCGCGATAAGTACTGAGTGGATGGCGTGTGTTGAGGTGGCTTATCGAACATTTGTTCGGTAGCTTGTGGGTGATGGGACTTTCTGCCGGTACTCGACCGGCGGGTCCGACTGCTCCACAACCTGGTTGGTTAGGGGGTGTGGTCCACAGTTGCCGTTGCGGTGGCGGGACCTTGTCGGTGGTTCCTTTTAACGTCTGACCCGAGTTGTTGGCCTGGTGGTCGCGCTTGAGGTCGCAGGTAGACGGCCGTTTCGAGTATTCGCAGAAAGCAAGGTGTGTCATGGCACGTTCTTCCAAGGCCTCGTCGGGGTCTCGTTCTTCTTCGTTGGATCCCAAGGCTGCTTCTCTGGACACAGTGATGGCCCAGATTGAAAAGGCTTACGGCAAGGGTGCTGTGATGCGTTTGGGTGATCAGGTGCGTCCGGCGTTGGGTGTTATTCCGACGGGGTCGATTGCGTTGGATGTGGCGTTGGGTGTGGGTGGCCTTCCTCGTGGTCGGGTGATTGAGATCTATGGCCCGGAGTCTTCGGGTAAGACGACTGTGGCGTTGCATGCGGTGGCGAGTGCGCAGAAAGCCGGGGGGATCGCGGCGTTCATCGATGCTGAGCACGCTTTGGATCCGGAGTATGCCCGGGCTTTGGGTGTGGATACTGATGCGCTGTTGGTTAGTCAGCCGGACACTGGCGAGCAGGCTCTTGAGATCACCGATATGTTGATCCGATCGGGGGCGATCGACATCATCGTCGTTGACTCAGTAGCGGCTTTGGTTCCGCGCGCTGAGATCGAAGGCGAGATGGGTGATTCGCATGTGGGGTTGCAGGCGCGGTTGATGAGCCAGGCGCTTCGTAAGATCACGGGTGCGTTGAACAGCACGGGCACGACGGCGATTTTCATTAACCAGCTTCGCGAGAAGATCGGCGTGATGTTCGGCAATCCGGAGACCACCACGGGTGGTAAGGCGTTGAAGTTCTATGCCTCGGTGCGTCTGGATATTCGCCGTATTGAGACGTTGAAGGACGGTAGCGAGCCGGTGGGTAACCGTACGCGCGCCAAAGTGGTGAAGAACAAGGTGTCTCCGCCGTTCAAGCAGGCCGAGTTCGACATTCTGTACGGACAGGGCATTTCGCGTGAGGGCAGCCTCATCGACATGGGTGTGGAGCACGGGATTATCCGTAAAGCCGGGGCGTGGTACACCTACGAGGGTGACCAGCTCGGTCAAGGCAAGGAGAACGTCCGTAACTTCCTCAAAGACAACCCAGAGTTGGCACAAGAGGTTGAGCGGCGCATCAAGGAGAAACTGGGCATCATTCCGGGTGCTGAGGCGCCTGCGGAAGCCGTAGAAGGTGGCGCGGGGGGCGATGAAGCGCCTGTGGCGTTCTGATGAGTGATGATGCGCGGTTGGCGCGCGCTCGTGAGGCGATGGCGCAGGCTGTAGTGCAGGCGAGTAGGTCTTCACAGTCTGCTGGGTCGGGTGCCTTGTCAGTGTCCGCTGAGTATGCGGAGGCTAAACGGATTGCGCTGCGTAAGTTAGCTGCAGCGCCACGGTCGCGGGCACAGCTTGCTGAGGCGATCGTGGCCAAAGACATTCCACGGGACACAGCTGATGAGGTCCTGGATCGTTTGGAAGATGTTGGCCTGGTTGATGATGCAGCTTACGCACAGATGTTGGTGCGCAGTTTGCGGGAGTCCAAGGGGCTGTCGAAACGGTCGCTGGAGATGGAGCTGACGAAACGGGGCGTGGAGGCCACGGTCGTTGAGGATGCTGTTGACCATCTTGACGTGGAGCGCGACAAAGAGGCTGCTCGTGCAGTTGTTGCTAAAAAGCTGCGGGCGATGAGTGGCCTGAACATTGAAACGAAGAAACGTCGTTTGCTGGGCTTACTTGGCAGACGAGGGTATTCGTCGAATATTGCATTTCCGGTAGTCGCTGAGGCTCTGGATGCTTTGCCTGAGCATGCTCGGGACTGACCTACAGCTGGTTAAATTGAGCAGCTTGGCGGGTAGCCGCTGGAGCTGTGATCGTCCGGTAGGGCGCAGGCCACCTCACCTGAGGTGGCCTGCGCTTGTCGCGTCGCGGGATCGGTGTCGGTTTCGTGGGAGCAGGGGTGAGGTTGGAGAATAGTTTGTGATGACGACTTATCAGGTGCGCACTCACGGGTGCCAGATGAATGTGCATGATTCCGAGCGGCTCGCGGGGCTCTTGGAAGCCGCGGGGTACGTGGATTACGAATCGGTTCCACCGACTGAACGTTCGGAAGAGCCAGACATTGTCGTGTTCAACACGTGCGCGGTGCGTGAGAACGCGGACAACAAGCTCTACGGCAACTTGGGGCAGTTGCGTCCAGCCAAGACGAAAAACCCCGACATGCAGATCGCTGTTGGTGGATGCATGGCGCAGAAAGATAAAGACCTCATCGTCGCCAAGGCGCCGTGGGTCGATGTCGTTTTCGGTACACACAACATCGGTTCATTGCCGGTGCTGTTGGAGCGGGCACGTCACAACAAGAAGGCCGAGGTGGAGATCCTCGAGTCTTTGGAAACGTTCCCCTCGACGTTGCCGACAAGGCGTGACTCGGCTTACGCCGGGTGGGTGTCGATTTCGGTGGGCTGTAACAACACCTGCACGTACTGCATCGTTCCGGCGCTGCGCGGTAAAGAACAGGACCGCCGACCGGGCGACATCCTCGCTGAGGTCAAAGCACTCGTGGCCGAGGGCGTCCTTGAAGTGACACTGCTTGGGCAGAACGTGAACACCTATGGGGTGGAGTTCGGGGACCGTGGCGCGTTCGCTAAGTTGCTGCGCGCCTGCGGTGACATCGACGGTCTGGAGCGTGTGCGTTTTACCAGCCCGCACCCGGCGGCGTTCACTGATGACGTCATCTCTGCTATGGCGGAGACACCGAACGTGATGCCCAGCCTGCACATGCCGTTGCAGTCTGGTTCGGATTCGGTGCTGCGCGCGATGCGCCGCTCGTACCGTAGCGAGAAATTCCTCGGCATCATTGAGCGAGTTCGGGAGCAGATCCCACACGCCGCGATTACCACGGACATCATTGTGGGATTCCCAGGCGAAACGGACCAGGATTTCGAAGACACCCTTGAAGTCGTTCGGGCCTCGCGGTTCTCCAGTGCATTCACGTTCCAGTACTCGATCCGCCCTGGCACCCCGGCAGCGACGATGGATAACCAGATCCCTAAAGAGGTTGTCCAGGAGCGCTTCAACCGGTTGGTCGCGTTGCAGGACGAGATCAGCTGGGAACAGAACCGTGCCCTTGAAGGCCAGACGGTTGAGGTGCTTGTCGCTCCGTTTGAGGGTCGTAAAGATGTAGAGACTGCGCGGATGTCTGGCCGGGCACGCGATAACCGCCTCGTGCACTTCTCATTGCCTGAAGAGCTACCTGAATCTGAACGTCCCCGACCAGGAGATCTTGTCAATGTGGCAGTCACCTATGGGGCCCCGCACCACTTGGTCGCTGACTCGGCAGTGGCCCAGAACCCAGACGAGCGGGTTTTCTCAGTGCGCCGCACCATCGGTGGTGACGCGTGGGAACGTCTAGAAGGTAACCCGGTTCCGCACAAACCAACGGTCAGCTTGGGGCTACCGACTATAGGTGCGCGGCCACAAACCGCATCGACCGGAGCCTGCGGAAGCTGCTGAGGCGCTCCCGGGCATCACCCGCATGCAGAGGCATCGTGATGCCCGGGAAAGCAGAAACTTTTCATCACTGGAAACGAAGACGGCGGGTGGGTTCGTGACCGAACAAGTGCCAGAAGTGGTTGCAGTTGTGGGCCCAACAGCGATAGGAAAAACCGCGCTAGCGGTGCGCCTGGCCGAGCAGTTGGGCGGAGAAATCGTTAACGCTGACGCGTTCGCGCTGTACACGGGCATGGATATCGGCACTGCTAAGCCAAGCATTGCCGAGCGGGGAAATATCCCCCACCACCAGATCGACGTTCTCGACATCACCGACGATGCGAGCGTGGCCGCCTACCAGCGGCACGTACGCACCGATATTGATGGAATCATCGCCCGCGGAAACCTCCCTGTCTTGGTAGGAGGATCCGGGCTGTACGTACGCGCAGCTATCGATGTGCTAGAAATCCCACCAACCGACCCCCGCGTCCGTGCACGGTGGGAGGCACACGCCGCAACAGAAGGCACTCCTGCCCTATACCAAAAGCTCACCGAACTAGACCCGCAGGCTGCTGCAGCTATCGAACCGCGCAACACTCGCCGTATCGTTCGCGCTTTAGAAGTCATCGAGCTTACTGGCCGCCCGTTCTCAGCAACCATGCCGCGCCGTGAATTCGTCCGCCCCACCGCGATGCTGGGCCTACATCTAGATCGAGACTTACTTGACACCCGTATCGAAACCCGGGTGCGGGGTATGTGGCGCGCTGGGCTGCTTGAGGAAGTCGCAGCGCTGGAACAGCGTGGACTGTCCCAGACCAGGACAGCTTCTCGCGCTGTGGGGTACCGCGAAGCCCTGGCACAGCTCAATGGAACCATAAGCGAAGAAGAAGCCATCGAGGCCACCACCATCGCCACTCGACGCCTGGCACGCAGGCAAATCAGCTGGTTCACCCCTGATCCACGCATCACGTGGATTGATGCCCACGATCCCAGCAGCGTCCTGCACGCCGCCCTGAGCACACTCCAGCAGCACGGTCTCAGCAGTCCTGCGCTGTGATAAACACCCAAACAAACACATAATCCACTCAGCACACCGCGGGAGAATGAATCACGTGAACGTAACAACCCCCGCCCCTGTCGCATACTCCTTCACCAAAGGCCACGGCACCCAGAACGACTTCGTGCTCATCCCTGACCTCGATGGCACGCGCGGCCTAGCCCCTGATCAGGTCCGTCGACTCGCGGACCGTCGCGCAGGCATAGGCGGCGACGGCGTAATCCGGGTTGTCCCCACCGCCTTATGTGGCGAACCTGAAATCGAGGCGCTCGCTGGTGATGCTGAATGGTTCATGGATTACCGCAACGCTGATGGCACCCCTGCAGAAATGTGCGGGAATGGGACACGGGTTTTCGCTGCCTATTTGCGGCGGGAGCGGTTGGTGACTGAGGACAGTTACACGATCGCTACCCGCGCGGGAATTAAACACATTGGTGTTCAAGGTGCGGTGTATTCGACGGGTCTGGGGCAGTACACCCTGACTATGGAGAGCGAGTTCAAGGCCCACGGCTTTGATGCGCGGGTATCGGTGCCCGGGTTTGAGGGGTTAGCGGGCGTGAGCGTCGATATGGGAAATCCACACACGGTGGTGATGCTTCCTGGTGAGGTTGATCTGCCTGCCGTGGATTTGAGCGCAGCCCCGGTGGTCAACCCGCTGCCTGAGCATGGAACCAATGTGGAGCTCGTGCAGGTTATTGGCCCAGGACATCTGCAGATGCGGGTATTTGAGCGCGGTGTGGGTGAAACGCGTTCGTGTGGCACGGGTGCTGCAGCTGCGGCGGTGGCGGCGATGCTGTGCATTGGTGAGGATGGGGCTAACCAGTGGCGGGTTGATGTGCCCGGGGGAAGCCTTCACGTCACTGTGGGTACGGACCGTCAGGTGACTCTTTCTGGCCCTGCTGACTTGGTCGCTGATGGTGTGACGCGGCTGTGAGGCAGCCTGCAGCTGACTGCCTGTAGCTGGTTCAGTTAGCTGTAGGCAGTGTCAGTTTCACTGTCGCGGTGCACGTGAAGAATCCGGAAACCTTTTGCTGTGGCTGCCCGGCGCACCGTGAAAGCATCGGGAAGGGTTGCTGTGAGCCAGGTCTGTAGTGAGTCGGCGCCGAGGTTTTTACTAACCACGAGGTAGGCGTCTGCGCCGGGGGAGAGCCGGGGAAGCCAGGTTAAGAGCAGGGCGTGTAACGCCGGTTTGCCGATCCGGATTGGCGGGTTGGACCAGATGAGGTCGAAGCGTGCTTCTTCAGGGACTTCTTCGGGGGCGAGGGCCTGTACGCGTGTGCAGCCCAACGCGGCTGCATTTGTTGCGGTGAGTTCTCGGGATCGTCGGTTGACGTCAACGGCGATGACGTCAGCTTCGGGGGAGAGCATCCCGAGGGTGCAGGCGATGGGACCCCAGCCACATCCGATATCGAGGAAGGTCCCGCCTGTGGGGGGGTGGGGTACTCCGCGCAGGAGGACGGATGTTCCTGGGTCGAGCCGATCACCAGAGAACACACCGTCAGCCGAGGTGATTTCGATGTCGCGGCCAGCGAGGTTGACGCGCAGGGTGCGAGTGTGGGCGGGGCCTGTGGGGTCGGAGTCGAAGTAGTGGCTGGTCGGGCTCGGCATGGGCATAGGTTACCGCCGGTGCGTGATGGTTGGATTGTCTGCCAAGGGCTTGGGCACTCATGGAGTATGGGGAACAGGAAGGTTGGCTGTTGCGTTGTTGCGGATACCGGTTCTTGAGCATTCCTGTTTCGAACCGGATGATCATGCGACCATGAGAGGGATATGACGAACAACGATCACGCAACTCACGCCTCCGACATCGAACAGACCGGTCACGGTGCGGCATTCGGTGGACTCCGTGACTCTGCCGAGTATGAAGATGTTTTCGCGCGTCGAGCTGCTGCCTTGTCTAACACCAGCGACACCGACGCCCATGCCACCTGGGATGGTGATCAGTTCGAGCGTGAGGAACGCGCGGCGATGCGCCGTGTTGACGGCCTCTCGACTGAGCTGGAAGACGTCACCGAAGTTGAATATCGCCAGCTACGTTTGGAGAACGTAGTGCTGGTAGGGGTGTGGAATTCTGGCTCGGTTGAGGATGCCGAGAACTCTCTGCGCGAATTGGCGGCGTTGGCTGAGACTGCTGGTTCGCGGGTGTTGGCGGGGGTGCTGCAGCGCCGCGCTAAACCAGATCCGGCTACCTATTTAGGGTCGGGCAAAGCCGCTGAGCTGGCCGAGGTCGTCGCCGCTGAGGGCGCTGACACAGTTATTGCTGACTGTGAGCTTGCCCCCAGTCAGCGGCGTGCCTTGGAAGATGTGGTGAAGGTGAAGGTCATTGACCGCACCGCGTTGATCCTCGACATTTTCGCTCAGCACGCTAAGTCTAAAGAGGGTAAGGCTCAGGTTGAGCTGGCGCAGCTGGAGTATTTGCTGCCGCGTCTGCGTGGCTGGGGTGAGTCGATGTCTCGGCAGGCTGGTGGGCAGGTTTCTGGTGGTGCGGGTATGGGGTCGCGTGGCCCTGGTGAGACAAAGATCGAGCTTGATCGTCGTCGTATCAATACACGGATGGCCAAGCTGCGTCGCGAGATCCGTGATATGAAGAAAATTCGGGTCACGAAGCGTTCGGGGCGCGCTGCTCACAGCGTTCCCAGTGTGGTCATTGTCGGGTACACCAACGCCGGTAAATCCAGCTTGTTGAACCGACTCACCGGAGCTGGGGTGATGGTGGAGAACGCTTTGTTCGCCACATTGGACACCACGGTTCGTCGTACGAACACCCCTGATGGCCGTGAGTACACCATCGCGGACACGGTCGGTTTTGTGCGTTCGTTGCCGCACCAGCTGGTGGAGGCTTTCCGGTCCACGTTGGAGGAGGCCGGGGATGCTGATTTGCTCTTGCATGTGGTTGATGGTTCGCACCCGGATCCAATTGGGCAGATTAAGGCAGTACGTGAAGTGCTTGCCGAGGTGCGTCCTGATGAGCTTCGTGAAGTAGTGGTGGTGAACAAAACCGATCTAGCTGAGGAAGAGACACTGGATCTTTTGCGTCGCTCTGAGGCTGACGCGGTGTTCGTTTCAGCACGCACGGGTGAGGGGATAGAACAGTTGCGTCAGCTCGTCGCTGATCATCTGCCGGTCCCGGATGTTCACCTGCGTGTTCTGATTCCTTATCAGCGTGGCGATTTGGTGTCGCTGTTGCATGGGCAGGGCGATATCCGTAGTGAGGAGCACACCCCTGAGGGCACGTTGATTGAAGGTTTTGTGCGGCACGAAAAAGCTAGTGAGTTCGCACCGTTCTTTGTGGAGTCGTGAGTTTTCTTCGCCACGTTCTTCCTCAACCCTCTGGGCGTTTTGGAAACTGCTTCCTTAGCAGTGGACAAGCAGTCCAGAGGGGTGGGTGAGGGGCATTAGGGTGGTGGATTGTGTCGTCGCCTTCTGTGAAAACCCTGCTTGAGGCCGCTGTTGCTGGAATTGGTGGTTCCCCGCGTGCCGGCCAGGTGTCGATGGCTGAGGCGATTAGCGCCGCTGTCGATTCTGGTGAGCATTTGCTGGTTCAGGCTGGCACCGGTACGGGTAAGTCGTTGGCGTATTTGGTGCCAGCTGCAGCACATGCGCAGGCGACGGGAACCCCGGTTGTGGTGGCTACGGCAACACTGGCGTTGCAGGGACAGATCGTTGACCGCGATCTTCCACGATTGGCTGAATCGCTGCGTGGGTATTTGCCTCAGCCGTTGACGTACGGGCTGGTCAAGGGGCGTCGTAACTACATATGTGTGCACAAAATTTCCGGTGGTATGCCTGAGGACGATGACGATGCTTTGTTCGGTGTCGGCCAGGTAGATGAGCAGGTCGGGCGCCTGGGGCAAGAGGTTTTGCGGCTACGGCAGTGGGCTCAGGAAACTGAATCTGGTGACCGTGATGATCTGGTTCCGGGGGTTTCTGAGCGCGCTTGGCGTCAGGTGTCGGTGTCGGCGCGGGAGTGCCTGGGGTCACGGTGCCCGATGCGTGAGGAGTGTTTTGTTGAGCAGGCGCGGGCAGCGGCTGCTGATGTTGACATCGTGGTTACGAACCATTCGTTTGCTTCCATTGATGCTTTTGAGGGGCGGCGTCTGCTGCCTGAGCATGATCTTCTTGTGGTCGATGAGGCCCATGAGCTTGTTGATCGGGTGACAGCGACGGTCACTGATGAGCTGGGCTCTAAATCGGTTGGTAGTGCTGCACGTAAAGCTGCCTCGCATGCTGATACCAATGAGTTCGCTTTGGCTGGTGATGGGTTGGCTGTCGCTTTGGAAGCAGTTCCTGAGGGCAGGGTGCAGACTGCTCCGGAAATGCTGGTTCAGGCTCTGGGGCGTGTGCATGAGGCTGCGCGTCTACTGTTGGGGTCATTGAAGGGCGAAGGCGGTGAATCTGTCGAAGGAGCAAAGAAAGTCGCTCGTGCCGCAGTTGAAGAGATTCACGCTTTCACTGAACGGGCTCTGGAAAACAGAGAACTCGATGTGCTCTGGGTGACTAAAGACGACCGTAGGGGAGCGGTGTTACGTATCGCTCCGATGAGTGTGGCGATGCAGCTGCGGGAAGCCATGTTCACCGAACGGACGGTTGTGTTGACCTCAGCCACCCTGGAATTGGGGGGATCTTTCGATCCTGTAGCTGGGCAGATGGGGTTGCGGGGGCAGGGGGCCCCAGCGTGGCGTTGCGTGGATGTGGGTAGCCCGTTCGACTATGCGCGGCAAGGGATCGCGTACGTGGCTGACTGGCTACCTACGCCTGGACGTGACGGTGCCGCGACGGAGGTTTTCGACGAGATCGAAGCGCTCATTCGTGCCGCTGGTGGCAGGGCACTGGGGTTGTTCAGTTCGATGCGTGCAGCTAAGACTGCTGCGGAGCAGATGCGGGAACGCTTCGGCGATGACCTGGACATTCTGTGCCAGGGAGATGATCAACTATCGACGTTGGTGAGGCAGTTCGCTTCGGATGCCAGTACTTGCCTGTTTGGGACGCTTTCGTTGTGGCAGGGCGTTGATGTGCCTGGCTCGGCGTGTCAGCTGGTCATTATTGACCGGATCCCGTTTCCCCGCCCGGATGACCCTCTTACTGAGGCGCGCACTCGCGCCATTGGCTCTATGGGGGGTAATGGGTTTATGGCGGTTTCGGCTACTGCTGCGGCTCTCAAACTTGCGCAGGGAGCTGGGCGTTTGATTCGCCGTGCTGATGACCGTGGAGTTGTTGCTTTTCTCGATCCGCGAATGAAGAAAGCCCGTTATGCTGGGTTTTTGCAGGCTTCGTTGCCTGATATGTGGCCCACTACTGACCGTGATGTTGTGTTGGGGGCTCTTCAGCGTCTTGATGCTGCGGCTGCGCCAGTGCTGCCGGTCGCGGCGCGCGGGGAGCGCGCGGTGATGAAACCTACGCCCGCTGCCAGTGCTCCACCGATGGAACCTGGAGAAACCGAGCATCCACCGCCGCGCGTAGAGCACACTGGCGCCGTGCGCTTGAGTCCGGCAGTGGCTGCGGGGCATAAGTGGGATGCCACTCTTGATGAAGAACTCCGCGATGGTCTCGATCTGGGGCTTGATATCTCTGAGCTTGCTGAACATCTTGAAATGCCACCTGAGTCGATCATTGCCCGGATGAAAGCACTGAAACTGTCATGACTGCACAACGGGCTGGACGTCGCCGCGCCCCGGAACCGAGCTCTGGATTCGGGGGCTTTGATGATGACGCCACCATCGCAGACACTCCCTCCGGGGGAGTGCCGCCTTTGGTTCTCGTGACTGGGCCAGAACGTGTCTTGGCTCAGCGCGCTTTGGATGCCACTGCTATCGCGCTGCGGGCTACTGACCCGCAGGTCGATATTGTCCGTTTTGACGCCGAAGGGTATGAGACTGGCTCCATCGCCATGGCTGCTAGTCCGTCTCTTTTTGGGGGCAGTACAGGCATTTTTGTGCGTGGCTTGGAGGCCGCTAATGACGCTTTGATTGAGGACCTTGTTCGCTACCTCAGTGCGCCTGAGGAGACGGTGACTCTTACCGTCTGGCATCGCAGTGGTAATCGTGGCAAAAAAGTCCTCGACATGATGAAAAAAGCTGGTGCGCGGGTTCTGGCTGCTCCAGCCATTAAGAGCGACCGGGACAAGTCTGAGTTTGTCAGCAGTGAGTTCCGTCGCGCTGGGCGCCGTATCGCTCCTGATGCTGTGAAGACTCTTGTCGAAGCAGTAGGTAAAAGTGTCGATGAGTTAGCTTCTGCGTGTAGTCAGCTCATCGCAGACACCACAGGGACGATCAACACCGGAACGGTCGAGACGTACTACGGCGGCCGTGTCGAAGCGAATGGGTTCAAAGTCGCCGATGCTGCTTTGGCGGGGAATACCGCTGAAGCGTTGGCGTTGGTGCGGCATGCGTTGGCTGTGGGGACTGATCCTGTGCCGATTGTGGCCGCGTTGGCGGTACAGGTTCGCCAGCTCATTAAGGTCACAGGGGTGCCCTCTGGGCCGGCGGGGCAGGTTGCTGGGGCGTTGGGAATGGCGCCCTGGCAGGTTGATCGGGCTCGTCGCACTGCGCGAGGGTGGAGTGAGGATGGGCTTGCTGTTGCGGTGGAGGCAATCGCGGCTGCTGATTTCGCGGTCAAAGGTGGGGGCCGGGATCCGCAGTTCGCGGTGGAGCGGTGTGTGTTGCAGGTGGCTCGGGCTCGGCATGCGCACACAGGTCGAGGCCGGGGTCGATAGCGGGGGGTGAGGTGCAGGGCTGCTTCGGTCGTGTTTGGCGCGCCTGTTAAGCTGGATATTCGCGTGCGCGCCCAGGTCGTGCGCAAGTCACGCGAAATTAGCCCTTCCTTGGCCGGGCCGACCACGACGACTTCAGTTGCGGTTCGGATGCGAGGGGGGCCTGCTTCATGCGTGTGTGTGGAGTAGTCCTTCGACCAGAAAGTCAGATTCGTGGCAAACATTAAGCAGCAGATCAAGCGCGTTAAGACCAACAACAAGCGGACCGAACGCAACAAGGCTTACAAGTCTGAGCTGCGTACTTTCATCCGTAAGTTCCGTGTTGCGGTCGAGGCTGGCAACAAGGACGAGGCAGCGGTGGCGCTGCGCGACGCGTCCCGCAAGCTGGACGTGGCCGTAAGCAAGGGCGTCATTCACAAGAACCAGGCCGCTAACAAGAAGTCGGCTATGGCGACGCGTTTCAACGCTCTCTGATCCAGTCCGTGACGCCGGGAGACCGGTGATCGGTGAGGCGGGGGTCGTCGGAGTTTCCAGGCGGCCCTCGCTTCGTATTTCTCAGGTTGCTGGTGGGACTGGTTCCTTTGGAGAGGTTCTGCTGCCCTGCGGTAGATTGGCGACGGCCCGGCGTGTCCAGTCGTGGCCCGTGACGTGGTGTATGACGAGACGAAGGACGATGTCGATGAGTGAATCAGCTTCCGGAGCCGGCTACCGATACACGGCCGAGGTAGCCGATCGCATCGAGCGCCATTGGCAAGATGTGTGGGAGGCCGAAGGCGCATATGCCGCCGCGAACCCAGCCGGCCCGTGGGCTGATTCGCAGGCCGCCAAGCGTGAGCCTCTTTACGTTCTGGACATGTTCCCTTACCCCTCTGGGGCGGGGCTGCATGTCGGGCACCCGCTGGGCTATATCGCCACGGATGCTTTCGCACGTTTCCAGCGCATGACAGGTAAGAACGTTCTGCACACCCTGGGGTATGACGCGTTTGGTTTGCCAGCTGAGCAGTACGCGATCCAGACTGGGCAACACCCGCGCGTCACCACCGAGAACAACATCGCGAACATGCGTCGCCAGCTGCGTCGCTTGGGGTTGGGTCATGACACGCGTCGTTCTGTGGCCACCACCGACGTTGAGTTCTACCGCTGGACGCAGTGGATTTTCTTGCAGCTGTTCAACGCCTGGTTTGATCCACAGGCCCCCAATACCAGCAACGGCAAAGGTAAAGCCCGCCCGATCTCGGAGCTGGAGGCAGAGTTCGCGGACGGAACTCGCCCCACGCCAGATGGCCGCCCGTGGGGTGAGTTAGCGCGGAACGAGCAGCGGGAAATTCTTGACCAGTACCGGTTGGCGTATGTCTCTTCTGCGCCGGTGAACTGGTGTCCTGGGTTGGGAACTGTTTTGGCGAATGAGGAAGTCACCGCTGAAGGCCGTTCCGATATCGGCAATTACCCGGTGTTTAAGCGCAACATGCGGCAGTGGATGATGCGCATCACCACATACGCCGATCGCCTTTTGGAAGATCTGGACCGGGTTGACTGGCCAGAGCCGGTCAAGTTGATGCAGCGTAACTGGATTGGTCGCTCTACTGG
Proteins encoded:
- the holA gene encoding DNA polymerase III subunit delta, yielding MTAQRAGRRRAPEPSSGFGGFDDDATIADTPSGGVPPLVLVTGPERVLAQRALDATAIALRATDPQVDIVRFDAEGYETGSIAMAASPSLFGGSTGIFVRGLEAANDALIEDLVRYLSAPEETVTLTVWHRSGNRGKKVLDMMKKAGARVLAAPAIKSDRDKSEFVSSEFRRAGRRIAPDAVKTLVEAVGKSVDELASACSQLIADTTGTINTGTVETYYGGRVEANGFKVADAALAGNTAEALALVRHALAVGTDPVPIVAALAVQVRQLIKVTGVPSGPAGQVAGALGMAPWQVDRARRTARGWSEDGLAVAVEAIAAADFAVKGGGRDPQFAVERCVLQVARARHAHTGRGRGR
- the rpsT gene encoding 30S ribosomal protein S20; the encoded protein is MANIKQQIKRVKTNNKRTERNKAYKSELRTFIRKFRVAVEAGNKDEAAVALRDASRKLDVAVSKGVIHKNQAANKKSAMATRFNAL
- the hflX gene encoding GTPase HflX produces the protein MTNNDHATHASDIEQTGHGAAFGGLRDSAEYEDVFARRAAALSNTSDTDAHATWDGDQFEREERAAMRRVDGLSTELEDVTEVEYRQLRLENVVLVGVWNSGSVEDAENSLRELAALAETAGSRVLAGVLQRRAKPDPATYLGSGKAAELAEVVAAEGADTVIADCELAPSQRRALEDVVKVKVIDRTALILDIFAQHAKSKEGKAQVELAQLEYLLPRLRGWGESMSRQAGGQVSGGAGMGSRGPGETKIELDRRRINTRMAKLRREIRDMKKIRVTKRSGRAAHSVPSVVIVGYTNAGKSSLLNRLTGAGVMVENALFATLDTTVRRTNTPDGREYTIADTVGFVRSLPHQLVEAFRSTLEEAGDADLLLHVVDGSHPDPIGQIKAVREVLAEVRPDELREVVVVNKTDLAEEETLDLLRRSEADAVFVSARTGEGIEQLRQLVADHLPVPDVHLRVLIPYQRGDLVSLLHGQGDIRSEEHTPEGTLIEGFVRHEKASEFAPFFVES
- a CDS encoding ATP-dependent DNA helicase, with the translated sequence MVSSPSVKTLLEAAVAGIGGSPRAGQVSMAEAISAAVDSGEHLLVQAGTGTGKSLAYLVPAAAHAQATGTPVVVATATLALQGQIVDRDLPRLAESLRGYLPQPLTYGLVKGRRNYICVHKISGGMPEDDDDALFGVGQVDEQVGRLGQEVLRLRQWAQETESGDRDDLVPGVSERAWRQVSVSARECLGSRCPMREECFVEQARAAAADVDIVVTNHSFASIDAFEGRRLLPEHDLLVVDEAHELVDRVTATVTDELGSKSVGSAARKAASHADTNEFALAGDGLAVALEAVPEGRVQTAPEMLVQALGRVHEAARLLLGSLKGEGGESVEGAKKVARAAVEEIHAFTERALENRELDVLWVTKDDRRGAVLRIAPMSVAMQLREAMFTERTVVLTSATLELGGSFDPVAGQMGLRGQGAPAWRCVDVGSPFDYARQGIAYVADWLPTPGRDGAATEVFDEIEALIRAAGGRALGLFSSMRAAKTAAEQMRERFGDDLDILCQGDDQLSTLVRQFASDASTCLFGTLSLWQGVDVPGSACQLVIIDRIPFPRPDDPLTEARTRAIGSMGGNGFMAVSATAAALKLAQGAGRLIRRADDRGVVAFLDPRMKKARYAGFLQASLPDMWPTTDRDVVLGALQRLDAAAAPVLPVAARGERAVMKPTPAASAPPMEPGETEHPPPRVEHTGAVRLSPAVAAGHKWDATLDEELRDGLDLGLDISELAEHLEMPPESIIARMKALKLS